The Bacteroidales bacterium WCE2008 genome includes a region encoding these proteins:
- a CDS encoding PadR family transcriptional regulator, regulatory protein PadR, with the protein MEINTENVRAQMRKGVLEYCILSILAHKEAYASTIIEDLKAANMIVVEGTLYPLLIREKNQGLLTYRWEESPQGPPRKYYMITDKGRSQLEEMDAAWSEIIETIKMLRK; encoded by the coding sequence ATGGAAATCAATACTGAAAACGTACGAGCGCAGATGCGCAAGGGCGTGCTGGAGTATTGTATCCTCAGCATTCTCGCCCATAAGGAAGCATACGCTTCTACTATTATCGAGGACCTGAAGGCTGCCAACATGATTGTAGTTGAAGGAACTCTATACCCTCTTCTCATACGTGAGAAGAACCAGGGCCTCCTTACATACCGCTGGGAAGAATCCCCGCAGGGCCCTCCTCGCAAATACTATATGATTACGGACAAGGGGCGCTCGCAGCTCGAAGAGATGGATGCCGCATGGTCGGAGATCATTGAAACCATTAAAATGCTTAGAAAATGA
- a CDS encoding D-xylose isomerase, which produces MAVKEYFPEIGKIAFEGKESKNPMAFHYYNPEQVVAGKKMKDWFKFAMAWWHTLCAEGGDQFGPGTKKFPWNTGATALERAKNKMDAGFEIMSKLGIEYFCFHDVDLIDEADTVEEYEANMKAITAYAKEKMAATGIKLLWGTANVFGNKRYMNGASTNPDFNVAARAMLQIKNAIDATIALGGDCYVFWGGREGYMSLLNTDMKREKEHMATMLTMARDYARSKGFKGTFLIEPKPMEPMKHQYDVDTETVVGFLRAHGLDKDFKVNIEVNHATLAGHTFEHELQCAVDAGMLGSIDANRGDYQNGWDTDQFPIDLYELVQAMMVIIKGGGLVGGTNFDAKTRRNSTDLEDIFIAHVSGMDVMARALLIAADLLEKSPIPAMVKERYASYDSGMGKDFENGKLTLEQVVDFARKNGEPKSTSGKQELYESIVNLYI; this is translated from the coding sequence ATGGCAGTTAAAGAATATTTCCCGGAGATAGGCAAGATCGCCTTTGAAGGAAAGGAGTCCAAGAACCCTATGGCATTCCACTACTACAATCCAGAGCAGGTAGTAGCCGGAAAGAAAATGAAAGATTGGTTCAAGTTCGCTATGGCATGGTGGCACACCCTCTGCGCTGAAGGTGGCGACCAGTTCGGTCCTGGTACCAAGAAATTCCCTTGGAACACAGGTGCAACTGCACTCGAAAGAGCAAAGAACAAAATGGACGCAGGTTTCGAGATCATGAGCAAGCTCGGTATCGAGTATTTCTGCTTCCACGATGTTGACCTTATCGACGAGGCTGACACTGTTGAAGAGTACGAGGCTAACATGAAGGCTATCACAGCTTACGCAAAGGAGAAAATGGCCGCTACAGGCATCAAGCTCCTCTGGGGAACAGCCAATGTATTCGGCAACAAGAGATATATGAACGGCGCTTCTACCAACCCTGACTTCAACGTGGCTGCACGCGCTATGCTCCAGATCAAGAACGCTATCGACGCAACTATCGCTCTCGGTGGTGACTGCTACGTATTCTGGGGCGGTCGTGAGGGTTACATGAGCCTTCTCAACACCGATATGAAGAGAGAGAAAGAGCACATGGCTACCATGCTTACCATGGCACGCGACTATGCTCGTTCAAAGGGCTTCAAGGGTACCTTCCTTATCGAGCCTAAGCCAATGGAGCCGATGAAGCACCAGTACGATGTCGATACTGAGACTGTCGTAGGTTTCCTCCGCGCCCATGGTCTTGACAAGGACTTCAAGGTAAACATCGAGGTTAACCACGCTACTCTCGCGGGCCACACCTTCGAGCACGAGCTCCAGTGCGCCGTTGACGCAGGCATGCTCGGAAGCATCGACGCAAACCGCGGTGACTACCAGAACGGCTGGGATACCGACCAGTTCCCTATCGACCTCTATGAGCTCGTACAGGCTATGATGGTTATCATCAAGGGCGGCGGTCTCGTCGGCGGTACCAACTTCGACGCCAAGACCCGTCGTAACTCAACAGACCTCGAGGATATCTTCATCGCTCATGTATCCGGCATGGATGTCATGGCACGCGCTCTCCTCATCGCTGCTGACCTTCTCGAGAAATCTCCTATTCCTGCAATGGTCAAGGAGCGTTACGCTTCTTATGACTCAGGCATGGGCAAGGACTTCGAGAACGGCAAGCTTACTCTCGAGCAGGTTGTCGATTTCGCAAGAAAGAACGGCGAGCCTAAGAGCACCAGCGGAAAGCAGGAGCTCTACGAGTCTATCGTCAATCTCTACATCTAA
- a CDS encoding phage shock protein C (PspC) family protein — translation MKTVVNASIGGRSFSVDSDAYDRLNLYLSHFREKLGVNAGQSKEIMDELEGRIAELFFEEVGDSRKVVSLPLVEKVIRQLGMPDGSDEQEPKTKEETYSSREKEYDYEQPRRRRSLFRDPDNRVFGGVCAGVAAYFDLDLTLVRVITFCVIAFGGVGFCLYLILWLCVPKAVTAAEKCMMHGEEPTAENMAKYSYYRK, via the coding sequence ATGAAAACAGTAGTAAATGCCTCTATCGGAGGTCGCAGTTTTTCCGTAGATTCAGATGCTTACGACAGGCTTAACCTTTATCTTTCCCATTTCCGCGAGAAGCTCGGCGTAAATGCCGGCCAGTCAAAGGAAATAATGGATGAGCTTGAGGGCCGTATAGCAGAACTCTTCTTCGAGGAAGTAGGGGATAGCCGCAAGGTCGTATCCCTGCCTTTGGTAGAAAAGGTGATCCGCCAGCTTGGCATGCCTGACGGCAGTGACGAGCAGGAGCCCAAGACAAAAGAGGAGACATATTCTTCGAGGGAGAAGGAATATGACTATGAGCAGCCGAGACGCAGGCGCTCTCTCTTCCGTGATCCTGACAACAGAGTGTTCGGCGGCGTTTGCGCGGGCGTGGCCGCATATTTCGACCTGGACCTCACTCTGGTCCGCGTGATTACATTCTGCGTCATCGCTTTCGGCGGCGTCGGCTTCTGTCTCTACCTCATTCTCTGGCTCTGCGTTCCTAAAGCCGTCACGGCTGCCGAGAAATGCATGATGCATGGAGAGGAACCGACAGCAGAAAACATGGCTAAATATTCATATTACAGAAAATAA
- a CDS encoding phage shock protein C (PspC) family protein → MKEVDNVSIGGYAFKLEKDASQALNEYIEALECHYSSEDGCKEIMEGIEERIAELLLEKTSGGHVANLATVNGIIDTIGRPEKIEAEDDIKGKQYSRGRSAKLFRDMENKRIGGVCSGLAAWLSCDVTIIRLIFVLFTVFGFAFRFHIGDWSITTPLVYLALWLCIPPAKTTEQRWAMKGENYTAEEIRKNVATGAREMKAAAVKASHSKVVKNSESGIKTVMGVLLLLIAVIGIMWGIVLFFGRQGFLFSPFYDQLTRELFKELPSLSLLLNTRWMGILLAAAQFIPFIAILYIACRLLFNFKSHGPNPAALLFVLWLVLIVVIAVLVIANLLSSEFLDHVVFWT, encoded by the coding sequence ATGAAAGAAGTAGATAATGTCAGCATAGGTGGCTATGCATTCAAGTTGGAGAAAGATGCATCCCAGGCCTTGAACGAATACATCGAAGCCCTTGAGTGCCACTATTCCTCGGAAGACGGCTGCAAGGAAATCATGGAAGGAATCGAAGAGCGGATTGCGGAGCTCTTGCTGGAAAAGACCAGCGGCGGCCACGTAGCCAATCTCGCTACCGTCAACGGTATCATAGATACCATCGGCCGTCCGGAAAAGATTGAGGCGGAGGACGACATTAAAGGGAAGCAATACTCCCGTGGCCGCTCTGCAAAGCTCTTCAGGGACATGGAGAACAAACGTATCGGAGGCGTCTGCAGCGGACTAGCCGCATGGCTCAGTTGCGACGTGACGATAATTCGCCTGATATTTGTCTTGTTCACGGTATTCGGCTTCGCCTTCCGTTTCCATATCGGAGACTGGTCGATCACTACGCCTTTGGTCTATCTGGCTCTCTGGCTGTGCATCCCGCCGGCAAAGACCACTGAGCAGCGCTGGGCAATGAAGGGGGAGAACTATACTGCGGAGGAAATACGCAAGAACGTAGCCACCGGAGCCCGTGAGATGAAGGCCGCTGCCGTCAAGGCTAGTCACTCCAAGGTCGTCAAGAACTCTGAGAGTGGGATCAAGACAGTAATGGGTGTTCTTTTATTATTAATCGCTGTTATTGGAATCATGTGGGGAATTGTATTGTTCTTCGGCCGTCAGGGCTTCCTGTTCTCGCCGTTCTATGACCAGCTCACTCGTGAGCTTTTCAAGGAATTGCCGTCGCTCTCCCTGCTGCTCAATACCCGCTGGATGGGTATCCTTCTTGCAGCCGCGCAGTTCATTCCTTTCATTGCGATCCTGTATATCGCATGCCGTCTGCTCTTCAATTTCAAGAGTCACGGTCCGAATCCGGCAGCGCTGCTGTTCGTGCTCTGGCTCGTGCTCATAGTAGTGATCGCAGTCCTTGTGATCGCCAACCTGCTCTCTTCCGAATTCCTCGACCATGTAGTCTTCTGGACATAG